One Glycine soja cultivar W05 chromosome 2, ASM419377v2, whole genome shotgun sequence genomic region harbors:
- the LOC114388615 gene encoding pentatricopeptide repeat-containing protein At2g15690, mitochondrial-like produces the protein MATFTSIQRARTTMLSSSFKLRTHLLHGNHFTQTLTTNSLSTSALPHEYQRFPSQQNQHQPPSDPSHFQAQQQWQQQHQHQQPQHFNPQTHHPPNPPPPSNQFPHHHNHQPRQHNVPRPFLEHGGNHNNQWNPQPPPPQNHNFQTPTSQNPNFRPPTTPNRWNNQNPAAPNQWNPRSQGFPNSNQFQNPNNQLNNNQASIQAQTHPAPPPPPHPLPPSITDLTRLCKEGKVKEAIELMDKGVKADAGCFDLLFDLCGQSKSLEDAKKAHDHFLQSTFRSDLTLNNKVIEMYGNCKSMTDARRVFDHMPNRDMGSWHLMLRGYAYNTNGDDALQLFEQMNELGLEITSETLLAVLSACASAEDVEDAFLHFESMKSKYGIEPGVEHYMGLLDVLGQSAYLKEAEEFIDQLPFEPTVAVWEKLKHYARVHGDVDLEDYTEELIVSLDPSKAVANKIPTPPPKKYTAINMLDGRNRIIEYKNPTLYKDDEKLKALSGMKETGYVPDTRYVLHDIDQEAKEQALLYHSERLAIAYGLISTPPRTPLRIIKNLRVCGDCHNAIKIMSRIVGRELIVRDNKRFHHFKDGKCSCGDYW, from the coding sequence ATGGCGACGTTCACATCGATTCAGCGTGCGCGAACCACTATGCTCTCTTCCTCCTTCAAGCTTCGAACACACCTTCTCCATGGCAACCACTTCACCCAAACCCTCACTACGAATTCTCTATCCACCTCTGCACTCCCACACGAGTATCAAAGATTCCCTTCCCAACAAAACCAACACCAACCACCCTCTGATCCCTCACACTTTCAAGCTCAACAACAATGGCAgcaacaacatcaacatcaacaacctCAACATTTCAACCCACAGACCCATCACCCCCCCAACCCTCCTCCCCCTTCCAATCAATTTCCTCATCACCATAACCATCAACCTCGTCAACACAATGTTCCTCGTCCATTTCTAGAACATGGCGGAAACCATAATAATCAGTGGAACCCTCAACCCCCACCACCTCAAAATCACAATTTTCAAACACCCACTTCTCAAAATCCAAACTTTCGCCCACCCACTACCCCAAATCGATGGAACAATCAAAACCCTGCTGCCCCCAACCAATGGAACCCTAGGTCTCAGGGGTTCCCAAACTCTAACCAGTTCCAAAACCCTAATAATCAGTTGAACAACAATCAAGCTTCTATTCAAGCGCAAACCCACCctgctcctcctcctcctcctcatccACTACCTCCTTCAATTACTGATTTGACACGTTTGTGCAAAGAGGGGAAAGTTAAAGAGGCAATTGAATTGATGGACAAAGGGGTCAAAGCTGATGCTGGTTGCTTTGACCTTCTGTTTGACTTGTGTGGGCAATCTAAGTCCCTTGAGGATGCTAAGAAGGCCCATGACCACTTTCTACAATCCACTTTTAGGAGTGATCTCACTCTGAACAACAAGGTGATTGAAATGTATGGGAATTGCAAAAGCATGACTGATGCACGCAGGGTGTTCGATCATATGCCCAACAGGGATATGGGCTCTTGGCATTTGATGTTGCGGGGCTACGCTTATAACACCAATGGGGATGATGCCTTGCAGTTGTTTGAGCAGATGAATGAGCTTGGTTTGGAGATCACTTCAGAGACTTTGCTTGCGGTGTTGTCGGCTTGTGCCAGTGCAGAGGATGTGGAGGATGCTTTCCTTCATTTTGAGTCTATGAAAAGCAAGTATGGAATTGAGCCTGGGGTGGAGCACTACATGGGGCTTTTGGATGTTCTTGGACAATCTGCATACCTCAAGGAAGCTGAGGAGTTTATTGACCAGTTGCCATTCGAGCCCACGGTAGCAGTATGGGAGAAACTGAAGCATTATGCTCGCGTTCATGGAGATGTTGATCTTGAAGACTATACTGAAGAGTTGATTGTTAGTCTTGACCCATCAAAAGCTGTTGCCAATAAGATCCCCACGCCGCCTCCGAAGAAGTATACTGCAATAAACATGCTTGATGGCAGGAACAGAATTATTGAATATAAGAATCCTACTCTTTACAAGGATGATGAAAAGTTGAAGGCCTTGAGTGGGATGAAAGAAACAGGGTATGTTCCTGACACAAGATATGTTCTTCATGACATTGATCAGGAAGCAAAAGAGCAAGCCTTGCTTTACCACAGTGAACGTCTAGCAATTGCCTATGGTCTTATTAGTACTCCACCAAGAACACCTCTTAGAATCATCAAGAACCTTCGTGTCTGTGGTGACTGTCACAATGCCATCAAGATCATGTCCAGGATTGTAGGGAGGGAATTGATTGTCAGAGATAACAAAAGGTTTCATCATTTCAAGGATGGAAAATGCTCTTGTGGGGATTACTGGTGA
- the LOC114388621 gene encoding protein PLANT CADMIUM RESISTANCE 3-like isoform X1, with the protein MLKKEHVDEHEEVYAAHHRHPGYVLPVVVPPNYGTPQIPSYAPPYISTSVSVRGPVIRTNRWSTNLCHCTEDPGNCLVTCFCPCVTFGLIAEIVDKGNTTCTYAGAIYGTLLALSGLSCLYSCYYRSKLRAQYDLPEAPCMDCLVHFCCETCALCQEYRELKNRGFDLSIGWEANMERQRQGAIVSPVMSQSMTR; encoded by the exons ATGCTAAAGAAGGAACATG TAGATGAACATGAAGAGGTATACGCAGCTCATCATAGACATCCAGGTTATGTTCTACCAGTTGTGGTGCCTCCAAATTATGGCACTCCACAAATTCCATCCTATGCTCCTCCATACATCAGCACCAGTGTTAGTGTAAGGGGCCCTGTGATCAGGACAAATCGATGGTCAACCAATTTGTGCCATTGTACTGAGGATCCTGGAAACT GTTTGGTCACTTGCTTCTGCCCCTGTGTTACATTTGGATTGATAGCAGAGATAGTAGATAAAGGCAATACaa CTTGCACTTATGCTGGGGCTATTTATGGGACGCTACTGGCTCTTAGCGGGCTTTCATGCTTGTATTCTTGCTATTATAGGTCCAAACTGAGGGCACAATATGACTTACCAGAGGCTCCATGTATGGATTGTTTAGTTCATTTCTGCTGTGAAACATGTGCTCTATGTCAGGAGTATAGAGAGCTTAAAAACCGTGGATTTGACTTGAGCATAG GGTGGGAAGCCAACATGGAAAGACAAAGACAAGGAGCTATAGTATCACCAGTAATGTCACAATCTATGACAAGATGA
- the LOC114388621 gene encoding protein PLANT CADMIUM RESISTANCE 3-like isoform X2, which produces MYPAVDEHEEVYAAHHRHPGYVLPVVVPPNYGTPQIPSYAPPYISTSVSVRGPVIRTNRWSTNLCHCTEDPGNCLVTCFCPCVTFGLIAEIVDKGNTTCTYAGAIYGTLLALSGLSCLYSCYYRSKLRAQYDLPEAPCMDCLVHFCCETCALCQEYRELKNRGFDLSIGWEANMERQRQGAIVSPVMSQSMTR; this is translated from the exons ATGTATCCTGCAGTAGATGAACATGAAGAGGTATACGCAGCTCATCATAGACATCCAGGTTATGTTCTACCAGTTGTGGTGCCTCCAAATTATGGCACTCCACAAATTCCATCCTATGCTCCTCCATACATCAGCACCAGTGTTAGTGTAAGGGGCCCTGTGATCAGGACAAATCGATGGTCAACCAATTTGTGCCATTGTACTGAGGATCCTGGAAACT GTTTGGTCACTTGCTTCTGCCCCTGTGTTACATTTGGATTGATAGCAGAGATAGTAGATAAAGGCAATACaa CTTGCACTTATGCTGGGGCTATTTATGGGACGCTACTGGCTCTTAGCGGGCTTTCATGCTTGTATTCTTGCTATTATAGGTCCAAACTGAGGGCACAATATGACTTACCAGAGGCTCCATGTATGGATTGTTTAGTTCATTTCTGCTGTGAAACATGTGCTCTATGTCAGGAGTATAGAGAGCTTAAAAACCGTGGATTTGACTTGAGCATAG GGTGGGAAGCCAACATGGAAAGACAAAGACAAGGAGCTATAGTATCACCAGTAATGTCACAATCTATGACAAGATGA
- the LOC114388634 gene encoding uncharacterized protein LOC114388634 encodes MDPRISFSYDFVVSQQAIKHENIYREDPVSSDFEFSVKNNSMISADEVFFQGMLLPLKSDCSNKKVTLRDELLVNDDHYEEELPRLPKSSSRWKERLGLRKGSSKKDKNKNNEGFQQTRVAGEKGFSSGQGDKTVS; translated from the coding sequence ATGGACCCTAGAATCTCCTTCTCCTATGATTTCGTGGTTTCCCAACAAGCAATCAAGCATGAAAACATATACAGAGAAGATCCTGTCTCTTCGGATTTCGAATTCTCTGTCAAGAACAATTCTATGATATCAGCAGATGAAGTCTTCTTTCAGGGTATGTTGTTGCCTCTCAAGAGTGATTGCTCCAATAAGAAGGTGACTTTGAGGGATGAGTTGCTTGTGaatgatgatcactatgaagaGGAGTTACCAAGATTGCCAAAGAGTTCAAGCCGGTGGAAGGAGCGATTAGGCCTCAGGAAAGGTTCATCTAAGAAAGATAAGAATAAGAACAATGAGGGGTTTCAGCAGACTAGAGTTGCTGGTGAAAAAGGGTTTAGCTCAGGACAAGGAGACAAGACTGTTAGCTAA
- the LOC114388639 gene encoding autophagy-related protein 2-like codes for MFQWRNFAKSAEATFSRWALKRVCKFFLKKKLGQFILGEIDLDQLDVQLSQGTIQLSDLALNVDFVNSKFGKTSSLMVKEGSIGYLLIKMPWSGKGCEVEVNGLEIVVSPCTDKMSTSEGETCGLDDSDNQHLKSSMRTEHEVLDDAQKSTSMDVHEGVKTIAKMIKWLLTSFHVTITNIIVAFDPSLDNEENKTHCRHSLVLQISEIQCGTSLSEDANSNVDVLGISRLTNFVKFRGAVIELLKIDNEDVYFQHESGAGCGEPVLGSNIATCPIMTGNQGGFSGNIKLSIPWKNGSLDVCKVDADVCVDPIVLKFQPSTIRWLLQSWETLKNLNKGGKGCTNHNSRGSAQLNSTLFCHSSTSVSITNAPSEMMTANGSLTADYTSLTQPETLAEDLLPAAHLISNWVPLSTHINPKDGIQEPDFGASVDQFFECFDGMRNSQSALGSSGMWNWTYSVYSAITAASSLASGSLHIPSEQQHMETNLRATFAGISVVLSFCVDEQNNFSDPEIGHKVGLQIDYLGAECNDIVIALQVCPQGMTLNGKVKHVEVANFLNIGIDAKNQSALVQHLQAKVLDALPSSTSYNVDSHSLIGPVATDFPFGNNDCLLKVTLFRTFGVTNCKCSTQSSSSDGCQKGMTSFSLNLPPFIFWVIFSVINVLLNLIKEVEKSLEMHNKVKEILSEVSDYKCGSSQSDMKEGSGPCVTSFSTTECLHGDISISNARVILCFPFGRDRDHKNSFSWEQFIALDFTSLSPLNKGCTPDYSQTSNASSKKRFPSVAAQSFQLSFYDLDIYLITSSNENGRITSYDVQNEKFSASCFFSIFHRSGCFSVVRVVWQGGQVTGPWIAKKARLFANSEQTRGKDDIGGRGYEFASASTVKDMEDWKSQTQQEMILSSSFLMHVHLSQVVINVNDSKYKGIHHILHQMLNALACVTSKEANIEKESSVSQSSVFLECDSLEILISRDTSASIKSSIKSEIPGMWNQFRLKVQKFELLSVTNTGGVKAVSFFRLTHGEGKLWGFVTGVPDHEFLLITCSNSSVKRGDGGGSNALSSKCAGSDVICLSDPEISHSITSVTVSCGTVLAVGGRLDWFDAILSFFSLSASNTKDAGDTSMPKKEQNISYTTYFVLCLIDIALSYEPYMKNLVVQSELNSESGCSSIKKDTSEQCVSCLLAASSLTLSNSSSKDTVGSVFQIRVHDLGLLLHLMSELNSLSGIYSVEHLQKTGYFKVAQEAFMEAILKTNCASGLLWELELSKSHLSVETCYDTTATLIRLAAQLQQLFAPDVEESIVHLQNRWDNVQQAQQRNEFKNENKNLRFDSMSATSKQYSAQTFSTDGSSIAGLMDEICEDAFQVNNNNAHQSYPFESGFCMPLDGSLIEVGQMNLDEPEVLSHELTLTESVSVIGPEGSHTSYLQEGCFPEIIESYCLSDLRPLSELSLGIHSDELSRHKLRNVEHREIERGSGGWYGGTSLKVLENHISEESKQAGPLKVVDHHGMLSSDGSSSYGETCGRVILKKIDIRWRMYGGSDWLDSEKSGPHSGRDTSVCLELALSGMKFQYDVFPVGGLRVSKMSVSVQDFFLYDRSQDAPWKLVLGYYHSKGHPRESYSRAFKLDLEAVRPDPLTPLEEYRLNVAILPMLLHLHQSQLDFLVNFFGRKNTLKDQFPNSCQDLEGSKSLPETTQKNKDLAFHSIAPEALLPYFQKLDIWPINVRVDYSPNRVDLAALSHGKYVELVNLVPWKGVELNLKHVHASGIYGWASVCETTVGEWLEDISQNQIHKILRGLPTVRSLIAVGAGAAKLVSSPVQSYKKERRVLKGVQRGTMAFLRSISLEAVGLGVHLAAGAHDILLQAEILASIPSPVPLPVKDKSKTDVRSNQPKDAQEGIQQAYESLSDGLGKSAAVLVQNPLKKFQRGSGAGPALAAAVRAVPAAAIAPASACASAVHYALLGFRNSLDPERKKESMEKYCPTQPWEED; via the exons TTTGGCAAGACATCATCCTTAATGGTTAAAGAAGGTTCAATTGGCTACCTGTTGATTAAAATGCCTTGGAGTGGTAAAGGTTGTGAGGTTGAAGTGAATGGACTTGAAATAGTAGTTTCTCCATGCACAGATAAAATGTCAACTAGTGAAGGTGAAACTTGTGGCTTGGATGATAGTGACAATCAACACCTCAAAAGCTCAATGAGGACTGAGCATGAAGTATTAGATGATGCTCAGAAGTCAACTTCAATGGATGTTCATGAAGGTGTTAAAACTATTGCAAAGATGATAAAGTGGTTGCTCACAAGCTTCCATGTtacaataacaaatataattgTTGCATTTGATCCATCCTTAgataatgaagaaaataaaacacattGTCGTCATTCCTTAGTTCTTCAGATTTCTGAAATACAATGTGGAACTAGTCTGTCTGAAGATGCCAATTCAAATGTTGATGTCCTTGGTATAAGCCGGCTAACAAACTTTGTAAAATTTCGTGGAGCAGTTATTGAGCTTCTCAAAATAGATAATGAAGATGTATACTTTCAACATGAATCAGGAGCAGGATGTGGTGAACCTGTTTTGGGGTCAAATATAGCAACATGTCCAATCATGACTGGGAACCAAGGTGGATTTAGTggaaatattaaattaagtatTCCTTGGAAAAATGGTTCTTTGGACGTTTGCAAGGTGGATGCTGATGTTTGTGTTGATCCCATAGTGTTAAAGTTTCAACCTAGCACTATTAGATGGCTATTGCAGTCATGGGAAACTCTTAAGAATCTGAATAAGGGTGGAAAAGGTTGCACAAATCACAACTCAAGAGGATCTGCCCAATTGAATTCTACATTGTTCTGTCATTCATCAACTTCAGTTTCTATTACCAATGCTCCCAGTGAGATGATGACTGCTAATGGTAGTTTGACAGCTGATTACACTTCTTTAACCCAACCTGAAACCCTTGCTGAAGATTTACTTCCTGCGGCTCATCTTATATCCAATTGGGTGCCATTGTCTACTCATATAAATCCTAAAGATGGTATTCAAGAACCTGATTTTGGGGCAAG TGTGGACCAGTtttttgaatgttttgatgGAATGAGAAATTCTCAATCAGCTTTAGGGAGCAGTGGAATGTGGAATTGGACATATTCAGTTTATAGTGCTATTACTGCTGCATCCAGCCTTGCTTCTGGATCTTTGCATATTCCATCTG AACAGCAACATATGGAAACCAATCTCAGGGCTACTTTTGCTGGAATATCTGTTGTTTTGTCCTTCTGCGTTGATGAACAGAATAATTTTTCTGACCCTGAAATCGGTCACAAGGTTGGATTACAAATTGATTATCTTGGTGCAGAGTGCAATGACATTGTTATTGCTTTGCAG GTATGCCCTCAAGGTATGACTCTTAATGGAAAGGTGAAGCATGTAGAAGTTGCTAATTTCTTGAACATTGGAATTGATGCTAAAAATCAAAGTGCTTTGGTTCAACACCTACAAGCTAAGGTCCTTGATGCTCTCCCTTCATCTACCTCTTACAATGTAGATTCACATTCATTAATTGGGCCAGTTGCAACAGATTTTCCATTTGGAAATAATGATTGCTTGTTGAAAGTTACATTGTTCAGAACTTTTGGTGTCACAAATTGCAAATGTTCAACGCAATCAAGTTCATCAGATGGTTGTCAGAAAGGGATGACATCATTCTCACTGAACTTGCCCCCATTTATTTTCTGGGTAATCTTTTCAGTAATAAATGTTCTCTTGAATCTCATAAAGGAAGTTGAAAAATCACTTGAAATGCATAATAAAGTAAAGGAAATTCTGTCTGAAGTCTCAGATTATAAGTGTGGATCATCTCAGAGTGATATGAAGGAAGGTTCTGGTCCCTGTGTGACATCTTTCTCCACAACAGAATGCTTGCATGGTGATATATCAATTTCTAATGCAAGAGTGATACTGTGTTTTCCTTTTGGAAGGGATAGGGatcataaaaattcattttcctGGGAACAGTTCATTGCTCTTGATTTTACTTCATTGTCACCTTTGAACAAGGGTTGCACTCCAGATTATAGTCAAACTTCAAATGCAAGTTCGAAGAAAAGGTTTCCTTCAGTAGCTGCTCAATCTTTTCAATTGAGTTTCTATGATCTTGACATCTACTTGATCACATCAAGTAATGAGAATGGTAGAATCACTTCCTATGATGTGCAGAATGAGAAATTTTCTGCTAGCtgcttcttttctatttttcatagaAGTGGATGTTTCTCTGTTGTTCGTGTTGTTTGGCAGGGGGGTCAAGTGACTGGTCCTTGGATTGCTAAGAAAGCCAGATTATTTGCCAATTCAGAGCAAACAAGGGGCAAAGATGATATTGGAGGAAGGGGGTATGAGTTTGCATCTGCATCAACAGTGAAAGATATGGAAGATTGGAAATCTCAAACTCAACAAGAGATGATTCTAAGCTCATCATTTCTCATGCATGTCCATCTATCTCAAGTTGTGATTAATGTGAATGATTCAAAATATAAAGGCATACATCACATTCTACATCAGATGCtgaatgcattggcatgtgtgACTTCTAAGGAAGCCAATATTGAGAAGGAATCTTCTGTCTCACAATCATCAGTATTTTTGGAATGTGATTCTCTAGAAATTCTTATTAGTAGGGATACATCTGCGAGTATCAAAAGTTCAATCAAGAGTGAAATTCCTGGAATGTGGAATCAATTCAGGCTGAAGGTTCAAAAGTTTGAGTTGCTGTCTGTCACTAATACTGGTGGTGTTAAGGCTGTGAGTTTTTTCCGATTAACTCATGGTGAAGGCAAGTTGTGGGGGTTTGTCACCGGAGTTCCTGATCATGAGTTTCTTCTGATTACTTGTAGCAACTCCTCTGTGAAGCGAGGTGATGGAGGAGGTTCTAATGCATTATCTTCTAAATGTGCTGGTTCCGATGTCATTTGTCTCTCTGACCCAGAGATTTCCCATAGTATTACATCTGTAACTGTCAGTTGTGGTACGGTTTTAGCTGTAGGTGGTCGTTTGGATTGGTTTGATGCAATATTATCCTTTTTCAGCTTGTCTGCTTCTAATACCAAAGATGCAGGTGATACTAGTATGCCAAAGAAGGAACAGAATATCTCTTACACGACTTATTTTGTTCTCTGCTTGATTGATATTGCTTTGAGCTATGAGCCTTATATGAAGAATCTTGTAGTTCAGAGTGAACTTAATTCAGAGTCTGGCTGTTCTTCTATCAAAAAAGATACGAGTGAACAATGCGTTTCATGTTTGTTGGCTGCATCCAGCTTAACTCTTTCAAATTCATCTTCGAAAGATACAGTTGGAAGTGTTTTCCAAATCAGAGTGCATGACCTGGGGCTTCTTCTTCATTTAATGTCAGAACTGAATTCTTTGTCTGGCATTTATAGTGTTGAACATCTTCAAAAGACTGGTTACTTTAAAGTTGCTCAGGAGGCTTTTATGGAGgctattttgaaaacaaactgTGCTAGTGGTCTTCTTTGGGAACTGGAATTATCTAAATCTCACCTTTCTGTGGAAACTTGCTACGATACAACTGCTACTCTGATTCGTTTGGCTGCTCAACTTCAGCAATTATTTGCACCTGATGTGGAGGAATCTATTGTGCATTTGCAGAATAGGTGGGATAATGTTCAACAGGCACAGCAAAGGaatgaatttaaaaatgaaaataagaatcTCAGATTTGATTCGATGTCTGCAACTTCTAAACAGTACTCCGCTCAAACATTTTCAACCGATGGATCTAGTATAGCTGGCTTGATGGATGAAATATGTGAAGATGCATTTCAGGTAAATAACAATAATGCGCACCAATCTTATCCTTTTGAATCAGGGTTTTGCAtgccacttgatggaagcttaaTTGAGGTTGGTCAGATGAATTTGGATGAGCCTGAAGTTCTCTCTCATGAATTGACTTTGACTGAGTCAGTGTCTGTGATAGGACCAGAAGGTAGTCACACTTCATATCTGCAAGAAGGTTGCTTTCCAGAGATTATAGAAAGCTATTGTTTGTCTGACTTACGCCCTCTGTCGGAGCTATCTTTAGGTATACATTCTGATGAGCTTTCTAGACACAAACTGAGGAATGTGGAACATAGAGAGATTGAAAGAGGAAGTGGTGGATGGTATGGAGGCACCTCTCTAAAAGTATTAGAAAACCACATTTCAGAGGAAAGCAAACAAGCTGGACCATTAAAGGTTGTAGATCATCATGGCATGCTTTCATCTGATGGTAGTTCATCATATGGTGAGACTTGTGGACGTGTAATTCTTAAGAAAATTGATATAAGATGGAGAATGTATGGGGGTTCTGACTGGCTTGACTCAGAGAAAAGTGGACCGCATTCTGGGAGAGACACATCCGTTTGCTTGGAACTTGCATTGTCTGGGATGAAATTTCAGTATGATGTATTTCCAGTTGGTGGGCTACGTGTATCTAAGATGTCTGTCTCTGTTCAAGATTTTTTTCTGTATGACAGAAGCCAAGATGCACCTTGGAAACTG GTATTAGGATATTATCACTCAAAAGGCCATCCTAGGGAATCTTATTCGAGAGCATTTAAATTGGACTTGGAGGCAGTGAGACCAGATCCTCTTACTCCCCTTGAGGAGTACAG gTTAAATGTTGCTATTTTACCTATGCTGTTACACCTACATCAAAGCCAGCTTGATTTTCTTGTTAATTTCTTTGGGAGAAAAAACACATTGAAGGATCAGTTTCCTAATAGTTGTCAAGATTTGGAGGGTTCAAAATCATTGCCTGAGACGACTCAGAAAAATAAAGATCTTGCATTTCATTCAATTGCACCAGAGGCACTGCTTCCCTATTTCCAG AAGCTAGATATATGGCCTATTAATGTTCGGGTGGATTACAGTCCCAATCGTGTAGATCTAGCAGCATTAAGTCATGGAAAGTATGTAGAACTTGTAAATCTTGTCCCTTGGAAG GGGGTTGAGCTTAACCTGAAACATGTTCATGCTTCTGGCATCTATGGTTGGGCCAGTGTTTGTGAAACTACTGTAGGGGAGTGGTTGGAAGATATATCTCAAAATCAG ATTCATAAAATACTGCGGGGGCTTCCTACAGTACGGTCATTGATTGCAGTTGGGGCTGGTGCTGCTAAGCTGGTTTCATCACCAGTACAGAGCTACAAAAAGGAGCGGAGAGTGCTCAAGGGTGTGCAGAGAG GTACGATGGCATTTCTTCGAAGCATTTCTCTTGAAGCTGTTGGACTTGGAGTTCATCTAGCTGCTGGAGCCCATGACATTCTGCTCCAAGCAGAAATTCTTGCAAGCATACCCTCTCCAGTTCCTCTGCCTGTAAAAGACAAATCGAAAACAGATGTTCGATCTAATCAACCTAAAGATGCTCAAGAAGGAATTCAACAG GCTTATGAGAGTCTTAGTGATGGCTTGGGAAAATCTGCTGCCGTGTTAGTTCAGAACCCCTTGAAAAAATTCCAGCGAGGTTCAGGTGCAGGACCTGCCTTGGCTGCTGCTGTTCGAGCAGTTCCTGCTGCTGCCATAGCCCCTGCTTCGGCTTGTGCAAGTGCTGTACACTATGCTCTTCTTGGATTCAGAAATAG CCTTGATCCCGAACGTAAAAAGGAGTCTATGGAGAAATATTGTCCAACACAACCCTGGGAAGAAGACTGA